In Mercenaria mercenaria strain notata unplaced genomic scaffold, MADL_Memer_1 contig_1548, whole genome shotgun sequence, the following proteins share a genomic window:
- the LOC128551681 gene encoding ribonuclease H-like produces MLMQVSEMETLTETNIRCIEPELTYLEFLQPSRCRPTYWNNLGSSKNRTAEQQIQARQAINQQLHDINPDAAIAFTDGSCRGNPGPCGAGSCVFLPSGERMELKQPVSKMASILLGELIAIKITLEFIVKEQTKYRIPSLHIFSDSQTVIGILTLGWENKLHIKAVQEVKSIWKASEKGGTTIKLDWSPGHAAIAGNEIADRLAKEAALQLKK; encoded by the coding sequence ATGTTAATGCAAGTATCTGAAATGGAAACACTCACTGAAACTAATATCAGATGCATAGAGCCTGAGCTGACCTACTTAGAATTCCTCCAACCAAGTAGATGCCGTCCGACATACTGGAACAACCTAGGTTCATCAAAGAACAGAACAGCTGAACAACAAATACAAGCTAGACAAGCCATCAACCAGCAATTACATGACATAAACCCAGATGCTGCTATAGCTTTTACTGACGGATCATGCAGAGGAAATCCTGGTCCATGTGGTGCAGGATCTTGTGTTTTTTTACCAAGTGGTGAACGGATGGAATTAAAGCAGCCAGTTTCTAAAATGGCTTCAATTCTCCTTGGTGAGCTTATAGCTATCAAGATCACATTAGAATTCATTGTAAAGGAGCAAACAAAATACAGAATACCTTCATTACACATATTTTCAGACAGTCAGACAGTAATTGGGATTTTGACATTAGGATGGGAAAACAAGTTACATATTAAGGCTGTTCAAGAAGTTAAAAGTATCTGGAAAGCATCTGAAAAGGGTGGAACCACTATAAAACTTGATTGGTCACCAGGGCATGCCGCAATTGCTGGAAATGAAATAGCAGACAGACTAGCTAAGGAAGCTGCACTACAGCTGAAGAAATGA